The sequence AAAAGCTCATTCACCAGAACAGGAATTGAGATTAAAAGGAGTCGTGTGGTGCAGCCATTCCGTATTTCCGAAAAGCTTCACCAGAACAGGAATTGAGACCTCAGGTTTCTCCGCTGAAAAACACTTTGCCAACTCCCGCGAAAAGCTCATTCACGGACTTTGCCCACGGCCTTACGCACGGCCTCGTTCAAAAGGATTGGCACCTGTTGGCCGCGGCTACTCCGTATCTCCGGCGACCCGGGCCACGTAATGCCCACTTTCCGAAGCATGCGTTGTGCTTCGAGCAATCGCTCGGCATCCGGCGCCGTGGGGAAGCAGCGTCGCGAGCTCGTCCGGCAATAGCTCCGTGGGGCCAGCGGGCGCGCGGTCGACCACCGCGTCCACGATCGTGGATTGCCTCGGCTTTATCGAAGATGGCCTGGTTCAACTGCAAAACGTTGTCCGGGTCATACACCGGCAGGAGCCTTATGCCGTTCCCAGTCCGGCCCCGCGGCCAGCCGCCGCGCACCGGGAGCCGTTGCATCGACCTCGAAGAACGTACCCTCGACGCTCGCCGCCGAGCAGCCAAAGCCGAGGCTCGCGAGCTTCTCCCCGTACCCCCCACCCCGAGCAGGCCAACAGCGAGCTCGAACGCGGGCAAAAGCTCCTCGGGAAGCCCTGGCAAGGCAGCGCGCACGTCCTCGGGGCCACCTTTGACCGCGTCGACCGAGAGGCCGAGCTGCTCGAGCGGCCCAAAGCCGCGCTCGTGAATGCAATCTATTGCGAAAATCGTCGGAGATTTTTCGATAACGATCCGAGATCGCACAACGCCAGTCCCGAACGGAAGTGAGGGACTTTTGAATGTGTAGCGCGGGGTTTTAACCCCGCGCGAGCGTGCATTGAGGACGGGGATTTCGAGTTTTGAGACAGCCGGAGCTTGTGATCACGATTTTGGACTTGCGCGAGCGTGCATTGGACGGGTTTCGAGTTTTGAGACCCAGCCACTTCAGCCCGGGGCGGACACCGACGACCATGAGCCCATCGCGACGGTTATCGCGATAGAGCCGTTCGAGAGCCGGCATCCCAACCTTGCACGCCTCACACCATGAGGCCCAGAAATCAACCACGACGACCTTCGCTGTTCCGTGACTCGGCACACTCAACGTCTGATTGTCGAGTGAAACACATTCGAACGACGGGCCCACTTCACCGAGCAGCGGATGCCGCATCGATCCGGCAATGGTGGCCGCATGGGGATCGCACAGCCGGCGAAAACGCTCGCGGAAATAATGGCGAATATGGATTCACGACGTGTGAAGTGGCGAGTCGACAGGCACATGAATGCGCACAGTAGCAAAACTTGGTGGACCGCCGACACGAGAGAGTGCCAATCAGAACTTTCAGGCGCCTTGCGGATGAATGCAGGGCTGCGGTGTGCGTCGTCTCGCGCTGTGCCAGCAAGCGGGGACAACCGCGCAGAGCCACTGGCGGTTTCACGCATATCACGGCCTCGTTCAAAGGTTGGCACCAGGCCGCGCCTACTCGGCAATCGCGGGCAAGCCAGGCCACGTAATGCCCACCTTCTGAAGCATGCGCTGCGCCTCGAGCAATCGTTCGCATCGGGCGGCGTGGGCAGGCGTCGCAAGATCGTCCGGCAAAAGCTCCGTGGCCTTTCAATGCCCGGTCGGCCACCGCGTCCACAATCGCCCCGGATCGGCGCGGCTTTCGTGCGGCCGAGGTCCATCACGTACGCCCCGCGATACCACCGCCGAAAACCTGCTGGAGCTTCCGCGATCCGGCGGTGCATTTCGTCATTGTTGCATGAATTGCAAATCGCGGATCGACCGGCTGAGCGGCAAGGAAAACGCGGCAGGCCCTGATCATGGCATAGCGGCGTCGCAAAACGATTCGTCCTACGAATTGGGTGGATGAACGACGCGGGTCAGCTTCAAAAACCTGC is a genomic window of Polyangiaceae bacterium containing:
- a CDS encoding TlpA family protein disulfide reductase; translation: MRHPLLGEVGPSFECVSLDNQTLSVPSHGTAKVVVVDFWASWCEACKVGMPALERLYRDNRRDGLMVVGVRPGLKWLGLKTRNPSNARSRKSKIVITSSGCLKTRNPRPQCTLARG